A genome region from Rhodopseudomonas boonkerdii includes the following:
- a CDS encoding Zn-ribbon domain-containing OB-fold protein, which translates to MTEAKKYPAPVGNPETQPFWDAAKDGKFLIKRCKTCGDAHFFPRSICPFCFSDKTEWEESSGEGEIYTYSHMRKSATGPYVIAYVTLKEGPSVQTNIVDCDPAAVKIGQKVKVVWKPTDGAPLPFFTPA; encoded by the coding sequence ATGACTGAAGCCAAGAAGTATCCAGCCCCAGTGGGCAATCCGGAAACCCAGCCGTTCTGGGATGCGGCCAAGGACGGCAAGTTCCTGATCAAGCGTTGCAAGACCTGCGGCGACGCGCATTTTTTCCCGCGCTCGATCTGTCCGTTCTGCTTCTCCGACAAGACCGAGTGGGAAGAGTCATCGGGCGAGGGTGAAATCTACACCTACAGCCACATGCGCAAGTCGGCGACCGGCCCTTATGTCATCGCCTATGTGACGCTGAAGGAAGGTCCCTCGGTGCAGACCAACATCGTGGACTGCGATCCGGCCGCGGTGAAGATCGGCCAGAAGGTGAAGGTGGTGTGGAAGCCGACCGACGGCGCGCCACTGCCGTTCTTCACGCCGGCGTAA
- a CDS encoding MaoC/PaaZ C-terminal domain-containing protein, which yields MPIVYEELMAMKNIGQKYSWTDREVMLYAYGIGMGADPMNETELAFVNEGTYTPRPLKVVPTFASVAAWGSGPGDMKLNRVMVVDGERDITFHKPLPVEAKITADSSVLGVFDKGKDKGAVILHQTILRDESGDALATLVASRFARGDGGFGGPSEGQPEPHKVPTRTPDKVIDITTRPDQALVYRLCGDRNPLHSDPEFAKKAGFPRPILHGMCTYGITCRGVLQTYADYDPGAFKQHGARFSSPVFPGETVTMELWKDGNVVSFEAKVKDRGVTVIKSGRTVLA from the coding sequence ATGCCAATCGTCTATGAAGAGCTGATGGCGATGAAGAATATCGGCCAGAAATATTCCTGGACCGACCGCGAAGTCATGCTCTACGCCTATGGCATCGGCATGGGCGCTGATCCCATGAACGAGACCGAACTCGCTTTCGTCAATGAAGGCACCTACACGCCGCGCCCGCTGAAGGTCGTGCCGACTTTCGCGTCGGTCGCGGCATGGGGCTCTGGTCCCGGCGACATGAAGCTCAACCGTGTGATGGTGGTCGACGGTGAACGCGACATCACCTTCCACAAACCGTTGCCGGTCGAGGCCAAGATCACCGCTGACAGCAGCGTGCTCGGCGTGTTCGACAAGGGCAAGGACAAGGGCGCCGTCATCCTGCACCAGACCATCTTGCGCGATGAAAGTGGCGATGCGCTCGCGACCCTGGTAGCTTCGCGCTTCGCGCGCGGCGATGGCGGTTTCGGCGGTCCGTCGGAAGGTCAGCCCGAACCGCACAAGGTGCCGACCCGCACGCCGGACAAAGTGATCGATATCACCACGCGCCCAGATCAGGCGCTGGTCTATCGCCTCTGCGGCGATCGCAATCCGCTGCACTCGGATCCGGAATTCGCCAAGAAGGCCGGCTTCCCGCGTCCGATCCTGCACGGCATGTGCACCTACGGCATCACCTGCCGCGGCGTTCTGCAGACCTATGCCGACTACGATCCCGGCGCCTTCAAGCAGCACGGCGCGCGCTTCTCGTCGCCGGTGTTCCCGGGCGAGACGGTGACCATGGAGCTGTGGAAGGACGGCAACGTCGTCAGCTTCGAAGCCAAGGTGAAGGACCGCGGCGTGACGGTGATCAAGAGCGGGCGCACGGTGCTGGCGTAA
- a CDS encoding SDR family oxidoreductase, with the protein MGLLDGKVAIITGAGGGLGEAYAKLFAREGASVVVNDLGGPRDGSGADVSMAQQVVDAITKAGGKAIANGADISTTAGGQSVFDDAIKAFGKVDILVNNAGILRDQSFAKSTEEAWDKVIKVHLKGTYCVTKPVFNFMRDHGGGVIVNTSSTSGLIGNFGQSNYGAAKGGIWGLSNVLAIEGRKYGIRIWTLSPGALTRMTADLPRYIENPGAALDADGIAPAVLYMVSDLSGDQTGKVLGVSGPRGVREMKMMEMEGWKPPLDKPWNAQDIATHAAEIFFSDADAKQGARRF; encoded by the coding sequence ATGGGTCTTCTCGACGGTAAGGTCGCCATCATCACCGGCGCTGGCGGCGGTCTGGGTGAAGCCTACGCAAAACTGTTCGCGCGCGAAGGCGCATCCGTCGTGGTCAACGATCTCGGCGGCCCGCGCGATGGCTCCGGCGCCGATGTCTCCATGGCGCAGCAGGTCGTCGATGCGATCACGAAAGCCGGCGGCAAGGCCATCGCCAACGGCGCCGACATCTCCACGACAGCCGGCGGCCAGTCGGTGTTCGACGATGCCATCAAAGCCTTCGGCAAGGTCGATATCCTCGTCAACAATGCCGGCATTTTGCGCGACCAGAGCTTTGCCAAATCCACGGAAGAGGCGTGGGACAAAGTGATAAAAGTGCATCTCAAGGGCACTTATTGCGTGACCAAGCCCGTGTTCAATTTCATGCGCGACCATGGCGGTGGCGTCATCGTCAACACGTCGTCGACATCCGGCCTGATCGGCAATTTCGGCCAGAGTAATTATGGCGCAGCGAAGGGCGGCATCTGGGGCCTGTCCAATGTGCTGGCCATCGAAGGGCGCAAATACGGCATCCGCATCTGGACCCTGTCGCCGGGCGCGCTGACGCGCATGACGGCCGACCTGCCGCGCTATATCGAAAATCCCGGCGCCGCCCTCGATGCCGACGGCATCGCGCCGGCGGTGCTCTACATGGTCAGCGATCTCTCGGGCGACCAGACCGGCAAGGTGCTCGGCGTCTCCGGACCGCGCGGCGTGCGCGAGATGAAGATGATGGAAATGGAAGGCTGGAAACCGCCGTTGGACAAGCCCTGGAATGCCCAGGACATCGCGACCCATGCGGCCGAGATCTTCTTCTCGGACGCCGACGCGAAGCAGGGCGCGCGCCGGTTCTAA